ACTTCACCAACGCCGCGCCACAGGCCGACGTCTTCAACCAGGGCAAGCAGCTCTGGCAGGGACTGGAGAACTACCTCCTCGACCACGCCGCCGACTTCGACCGGAAGCTGACCGTCCTCACGGGGCCCGTGCTCCACGACTCCGACCCGCCGTACCGGGGCATCCAGGTGCCGCTGCGCTTCTGGAAGGTCGCCGCGTTCCTCCAGGACGGGGCGCTCGCCGCCGCCGCGTACGTCCTCGACCAGAGCCCCGATCTGAGCCGGGACGCCGAGCGGGCGCTCGCGGGGGCGACGGCGGGGGCGCCGCCACCCCTGGGGCCGTTCCGTACGTACCAGGTACCGGTCTCGGACATCGCGGAGATCACGGAGCTGGAGTTCGGGCCGCTGCCGGACGTGGACGTCCTGCCGGCGGCGCGCGGGCCGGAGGAGCGCTGGCGGCGGCTCGAGTCGTACGGGGACATCGTGCTGCACTCCTGACCTCCGCCGCTCGCGCCGCCGGGCCGCCCTCCGGACCAGCGATTGCGACGGGTACGGCCCGGTGAAACGATGAGAAGGACCAGCCAGTTCGCCGGACAGGTGCGGTATGCCGCTGACCGAGACGGAGTGGGGGCTCGTCGCCAGTTGGGTACGGGCCCATCTCCTGGACACGCCAGAGCCACGGGAGAGCATGCTGCGCGCGGGGCTGCCCGCCGACTTCGTCCAGGACCTGCCGCTCACCCCGGACCCCGACCGGAACGCCCTGCTCGTGGTCGGGGCCGCCCGCAGGGACATCGCCCACCAGCGCCGGCTGCTCGCGGTCCTCGCCGGGCTCGACGCACTGGCCGCGATCGACGATCCGCACTCCTTCGAGCAGGGCGCGGAGGCCCGGAACCTGCTCACCCGGCTCCGGGAGGACGAGCGGCTCGACCGCTCCCCGCGGGACCCGTTCGAGAGCCGGCTCCTGAAGCACGGCACGGTGGCGTTCCTCGACCGGTCCGAGCTGCGCGAGAAGCTCCGGGGCTTCCTGGCCGACCCGGAGCAGACGGTCCTGGTCGTCGACGGCCCTCCGGACAGCGGTCGCTCGTACACGTACGAGCTCATCCGCCACCTCGGCCAGCACTGCGGCTTCCGGCCGGTACGGGTCACCCTGTCCCGCACGTCGACGGCGGCGCGGCTCATGGAGCGGCTCGGCGCCTTCGTCGCGGGGCCCGGCGCAGGCGTAGGGCTCGGCGCCGACGAAAGCTCGTTGAATCCGACACGGTTGAACGATCCACTGCCTTCGTACGAGGACGCCGCGCACCGCATCGTCGGCCGGGCGACCGCCGCCGAGGAGAGCTTCTGGATCGTCCTCGACGACTGCGACCGGCTCGACCCCAACTCGGACGTGTGGGACTGCATCGGCGTCCTCGCCCGGGCGGTCTACGAACACACCCCGGTACGGCAGGAGACGGCACCCCGGCTCGTCCTCCTCGGCTACTCGACGACGATGCGCCAACTCCCGTACGAGATCCGCAAGAACGAGTGCCGTGACACCACACGCCTGCTGGACGAGGACGATCTCCGCGCGTTCTTCCGGGAGTTCTTCGGCGAGTTCGTCACCGTGACACGGGACCCGGAGGACGAGGACGTCGTCCGTGACCTCACCGAGACGGCCGTCTCCGAGGTCCTGTGCGCTGCCGACCGGCCCGGGGCGGAGGACAGTTACATGCGGCGGGTGTGCACGGCCGTGGAGGACGTCGTACGGCTCCACCGGGTGTTCCCCCCGCTGCCTCCCGCACCCGGGGACGCCGGCCGGCTGCTGCGCGACGCCCTGCGCACGAGCCACGCGGCACCCGCGCCCACCCTGCCCGACCTGCGCAGGTCCTACCGCGAAGCGGCCTGCCTCCTCCAGGAGTTCGACCCGGCGCTGCTACGGCTCCCCGACGAGGAACGGTCCACCGGCCGGGCGGTCCTGGAGCTCGTCGACGACTGCACGGCCCTGCCCTCCCCCGGGGCCACCGCCTGGACGCTGAAGCCCGAGATCCGCGAGACGGCCCTCGCGAGCCTCGTGGGACCCGACGCCGCGCTGCGCGCCCTGCTGACGAACATCGGCCTGCGCCCCGAGGGCCCCGGACCCGAACACACCGCCCTCGCCCTGCTCACGGGCGCGAGCACGGGCGCGGGCGCCGTCGACGGCATCGGCCTCCGTACCGGCGGAGCGGACGCCGACGCGCTCTGCGACACCCTCCAGGCCGTCCTCTGGCTCGGCCGGGTCCCCGGCATCACCGGGCTGCCGCCCGTCGACGACGTCCAGCACCGGCTGGAGGAGGCGCGGCTGCTCCAGCCGATGCATCGCCTGCTCCACGGGACCTTCCACGGCCGCGCCGCCGAACTCGACTCCCTGCACGCCTATCTCGCGCTCCCTGAGGAGCCCGCGGAGCCCCCCGTCCTCATCCACGGCGTGGGCGGCATCGGCAAGAGCATGCTGCTCGCCCGGTTCCTCGTCGACGCGCTGGCCGCCGCCCCCGCCCGATTCCCCTTCGCCTACCTCGACTTCGAGCGGCCCACGCTCTCCATCCACGAACCCGCCACCGTGATCGCGGAGATGGCACGCCAGCTCGGCATCCAGCACCCCGGACACCGCGCCGCCTTCGACGCCCTCGCGGACGAGTGCGAGCGGACGGCGGCGGTGCAGCGCGGCGAACGCAACGAACTCGACGAGCTCTACCAGCTCTCCACCACGCGGGCGACGATCGGCCGTGACTACTCGGCGGACTTCCACGCCCGGGCCAGCGCCCGCGAGCAGGAACTCGCCCGCAGGATGGCGGCCCTGGTCGCCGAGGCCGTACGGCCTCCGGCGGGGGGTTCGGCCCCGGCGGACGGCTCGGGCCCGATTGACGGCTCGGCCTCGGCGGGCGGTTCGGCCCCGCCCCTCCTGATCGTCATGGACTCCTTCGAGGAGGCCCAGTACCGGGGTTCGCCGGTGATCGCCCGCATGTGGGCGATCTGGACGGCGCTGCGCGCCGCGTACTCGCGCCTGCGCTTCGTCGTCGCCGGACGCGCGCCCGTCGACCACCCGGCACGCGTACTCACCCCGCGGACGATGGAGCTCACCGAGCTGGACCAGCAGGCCTCCGTCGAGCTCCTGATGTCGTCCGGGGTGGACGACGAGACGGTCGCCGAGCGGCTCGTGGACCGGATCGGCGGCCATCCGCTGAGCCTCAAGCTGGCCGCCCGTACGGCGGTCGCCCTCGGCGCCGACTCCGCCTCCCTCGGCGAGCTGCTGCGCGGACTTCCGTACCGGCGGCGCTACTTCGACAGCCAGGTCGACCAGATGCTCATCCAGGGCACGCTGTACGACCGCATCCTCAAGCACATCGCGGAGGACGACGTCCGGGCCCTGGTCCAGGCGGGCCTCGCGCTCCGCTTCATCACCCCCGAGCTGGTACAGCACGTCCTGGCCGGACCGGCCGGGCTCCGGGTCGACACCCCTGCGGAGGCCCGCCGTCTCTACGGTCTGCTGACCTCCCGGGTCGACCTGATGGAGTCGGCCGGCCCGGGGGCCATCAGACACCGGACCGATCTGCGCGCCATCATGCTCCGCCTGTCGGACCGCGCGCGGACCGACCTGATGCGGGCCGTCGACCGGAGCGCCGTCGCGTACTACGCGGCCCGCGAAGGGCCGCGGGACCGTGCCGAGGAGATCTACCACCGGCTCCGGCTCGGCGAGAACCCCCGTACAGTGGAGGAACGTTGGGAGACGGGCGTCGCCGCGTACCTGGGTGGCGCGACCCACCGCGAGATGCCGGACCGGTCGGCCGCCTTCCTCCTGGGCCTGATCGGCGGCCACGTCCCCGACCAGATCATGACCGGGGCCGAGCAGGAGGACTGGGAGCGGATCGCCGCGCGCGAGGTCGAGGACCTGCTCACCCAGGGTTACGTGGAGGCCGCGGCGCTGCGGCTGTCCGAGCGGCGGCCGTGGACGCCGTGCAGCAGGCTCCACGCGCTGCTCGCGGAGACCCTCGCCCGCTCGGGGCGGAGCGGGGAGGCCCGCGACGGTGCCGAGCGGGCCGTGGGCCGCGCGGCGGAGGCGGGCTGCGCGGAGACCCAGCTCGAACTGCTCCAGCTGTCCGCGCGGCTCGCGCAGGACGCGGGCGACTTCGCCGATGCGGACCGGGACCTCCAGGAGGCCGAGGAGATCGCCGACGGCCTCGGCCTGCGGTACGAGTCCCTGGGCGTCCTCGTCGCACGGTCCCGGCTCGCGGCCCTGGCGGACGGCGACGCCGCTCCGGCGGAGGCGCGGCTCGCCCGGACTCTGCGCGGGATGCCCGACGCGGAACTGGCCCGGCAGCCGTCCCTCGCCCGCACGGCGGCCGCCACGGCCTGCCGGGCGGACCCCCAGCTCCTGGAGCACACGCTGCGGCTCGTGGGGCTCCCGGCGGACGAGGACGCGGTCGTGGGCGAGCTCGCCCACTGGATCGACACGACGATGACCGACGAGCCCCGGCTGCGCGAGCCGCTGGCCCGCATCCTGGACACGGCGGCCGGCGAACCCCCGCGCGCGGAGCCGGGGACCGGCGCGGCGGGGACGACCGCGCTCCGCATGGGCCGCGAGCGGATCGAGCGGGCGCTGCGCGAGGCACGGCGGCGCGGCACGCTGGACAGCGTCGCGCGCCAGGCGCTGACGCTCCGCGACGGCAGCGGGGACCTGCTCCTCGGCGTCGCCTCCGCCATGGACGCGGGCCCGTCGGCGCACGGCTCCACGCCGTACGAACCAGTCCCGCACGAACCCGGCGCGTACGAACCCGGTGCCTACGACCCGGGCGCGTACGAACCCGCCCCGCTCGAACCGGGCGCGTACGACCCCGCCCCGCACACCCCCACGGCTCCCGTCCCGCCGCCTCCCGGCCCGCCTCCCCCTCACCCGCCCGGCCACCCCCTCCCCGACTCCGCGACGGGCTCGTGGGCGACTCCCCGCATGGCCGCGCGCCCCCGGCGCGGGAGCGTCGGTCTGTGGACGCAGCCGCCGCCCGACGCCGCCGGGGCCGCGCTCCGCAAGGAGCCGTTCCTGCCCCAGGAGGAGCTCGTCCGGGTCCGCAACGCCGCCATGGAGGCGGGACTCGCCGACCCCGTCCTGCGCCCCGCCCTCCTCAAGGGCATCCCGGCGCACTTCACGGCCACCCTCCAACGGCTGAGCGGCCCGCTGCAGCAGGTACACGCCGACCTGAACACGATGAACCAGGTCGAGCGCCTCATCGACGGCCTGGTGCCCCTGGAGATCTGGCTGCACAACGCGATCGAGCAGACCCACGAGCAGGGCCCGCGCGCCGTCCTGCAGGGCGCGCTCGACACGGTGGCCCGGGAGATCACCGGCGAGGCGGTCCTGCCGGCGGACATGATGCCCGGGGAGTTCAAGGAGGAGATCGTCCTCCAGGACGACACCGTGCCGTACGAGTTCCTCCACGGCGGCATCCGGGCCGGCGCCTCCGTCGCCCTGCTGAGGATCCCGCCGTACGAGTCGGGGGCCCCGCTCCTCCCGTCGTACCCGCACGGCGGCACGGGGTGGATGGTCGCGCCCGGGCTGCTGATCACCAACCACCATGTGGTGATGGCGCGTTCGTGGGAGGCGGGCGTCCGGCCGTTCGTGAGCGACGAGGACCTGCGGCTCCAGGCGCTGATGTCCCGCTCCCGCTTCGACTTCGTCGAGAACGCGTCGGCCTCGCCCGAGGTGACCGCCGGCGAACTCGTCGCCTGGGACGAGGCGCTGGACTACGCCATCGTGCGGCTCACCGCCGAGCAGGCGCCGCGGCCGACGCTCAGGGTCGCCACCCGGCCGCTGCTCGTCCGGGAGCGCCAGCGGGTTCCGGTCAACATCATCCAGCACCCGGGCGGTCTGCCGAAGCGGGTCGCCCTGCGCAACAACCTGGTCTACCGGGCGGACGAGCGGGACATCCTGTACTTCACCGACACGCGCGGCGGCTCCTCCGGCTCGCCCGTGTGCCTCGACGACTGGACGGTGGTGGGACTGCACCGTGGCACGCAGAAGGTGGACGAGGTCGAATTCCAGGGAGGGAAGACGAAGTTCGTGAACGTCGGCACCCAGATGAGCAGCATCATGACCCATCTGCGGGAGTCCCGACCGGAGTTGTACGACGAGATCGTGGCCGGCCAGTCGGGCCGGCCCGCCCCGGGGGACGGACGCACGGGTAGCCGAGGTGAGTGACCATGCCGAACGGATCACGCGGCGGAGCACGACGCGGGGCAGGGAGCGGATCGCCCGTCGCGACCGGCGCCGAGCAGATCTTCGGGGACCTGCGGGAGGTCGCCGCGCGGGTCCGGGCGGATCTGGAGGCGGAGATCGCCGAGTCGTCGCTCGAACTGCCCGCCGACGTGGCGCCCGCGGTCGAGATCTCCCGCTTCGCCCGCGAGGAGCGGGCGCGGGTCCTGGAAGCCGGGGTCAGCGGTCTTGAGAAGCTGGCGGCGCACCGCGAGGACGAGATCGACGAGAACGAGTCCTTCGGCGTGGAGGCGATCGTCCTCCTCCAGGGCCGCCCCGCGATCCTCGTCCAGCGCCAGGACTTCGCATCGCAGCGGGACGAGTGGGCCGTCCTCGACGGTCAACGGGCCGCCATCAAGGAGACCTTGGCCCGGGTCGGACGGGTCGAGGTCACCGGCCATCCCAGCCTGGACTGGATCGGCACGGCGTTTCTCGTCGGCCCGCGCACGGTGATGACCAACCGTCATGTCGCCTCGGAGTTCAGCCGCTTCGAAGCGGACCGCGACCGCTGGACCTTCGCGTTCGGCATGTCGGCGCGGGTGGACCCGGCCGAGGAGCTTCCCCTGGAAGGCGACCCTGTCACCGCTCCGTCCTTCGCCCCGTACGAGATCACGGAGATCATCGGCATCCACCCGGACGTCGACATGGCCCTGCTGCGGATCGAGCCCTCGGCCTCCGACGGGCTGCCGACCCCGCTCGCGGTCGCCGCGGACGCTCCCGCGAGCGTGCCGGGCCGCCCGGTGTACGTGGTCGGCTACCCGGCCTGGGACGGCCGGCGCAATGAGCCCGAGTCGATGCGCCGGATCTTCATGGACGTGTACAACGTGAAGCGGCTCCAGCCGGGCGCGGCCACCGAGTTCACCCCCGGCAGCCTGGTGATGAAGCACGACTGCTCGACGCTGGGCGGCAACAGCGGCTCCCCCGTCCTCGACCTCACCGACCACCGCGTCCTCGGCCTGCACTTCGGCGGCCGCTACCGCAGCGGAAACCTCGCGGTCCCGCTGTGGGAGCTGATCGACGACCCCCTGCTCGCCCGGGCGGAGGTCAACTGGGTCTAGGGCCTGTCCGGCGGATCAGGGTCGGATAGGTCGCGGCGTCTGGTGCGGTGCATCGCAAGGCGCCGGAGCGCACTAATAGCGGAGCTATTCGGGCGTTTCGGCAACGCGGCGAGGTGCCGTGCCAGACGCCGGGGCCCCGGCCATGATCCGCCGGACAGGCCCTAGGGGGCGTCCCGCCCCCTAGAGCACGCCCTCCACCACGGCGAACGCGCCCCGGGCGGTGGTCCCGTCCGGCCGCGTCCACTCGGCGGTGACGCCACCGAGCCCGGAGCCGCCGTCCGACCCGTCCGAACCGCCCGCGCGCAGCACGCGCCGTACACGCAGGGCCAGTCGGCCGGTGTCGTCGCCGGACGTCCGTACCACCACCTCAGTGTGGTCGGCGCCCTCCGTGACCCGTACGAGCTCCGTGTCGCCACCCGGGCCCTCCGCACCTCCCCCGGTGAGGGAGACGGAGACGGTGAGGTCTGGCGTGTCGTTCACGGACTGGTCCTGCGCCACCGCGTGCCCCCGCAGCAGGGCGTACAACTGCCCGACGAGAGCGGGGTCGTGGGCTCCGTCATAGATCCAGCGCGTGCCCAGGACGCCGTGCTCGGACGTGCCGATGAGAGCGTGGTCGGCGCCTTCCAGTGGAGCCCCGCGGTAGGTCATGGGCACCAGGTAGGCCGCGGCCCCCTCCTCCGCCCCGTCGGTCACCACCATGAACTCGATCCCCACCTCGCCGGCCGGGTCGTCGAGCCGGAACCCTCCGGCCTTGGCCGGGCTCGGCCCGCCCTCCCGACCGTCGTACCAGTCACGGGTGGGCAGCCACGAGGCGAGCAGCTCCATCTTGGTGGGCTGCATCGTGGTGTGGTGGATGACGGCCATCGTGCGACTCTTCCTCTCGACCGGGCGAACTCACGGGCCAACGGAACCTAACAGACGGTTCCCGGGTCGCCGCGCGGGGCTGCCGGGCCGGACCTAGCCTGGAAGGTGGAGTGTCGTCCCCGGCCGCCAGGAGGCCCGCCGTGAGGTACTCATTCAGCCGTCGGCGGCGCGTATGTGCCGGTGTCGCGGCGCTCGGGATCTTTGCGGCCCCCCTCGGTATGGGCACGGCCGTCGCCACCGAGCCTCCGGGCCCCGCCCAGTTCGTCACGTCCTCGGCGCAGGTACAACAGGCCCACCAGGCACAACAGGCACAGACGGAGTTCCCGGAGCTGACCCCGGCCGTCGCCGCCAAGCTGGACACGGCGATCCGGGACGTCATGCGGGACGGGGACGTGCCGGGCGTCGTGGTCGCCCTGTCGGCCCCGGACAAGGGCACGTACATCCGGTCCTTCGGCGAGGCGGACACCGCGACCGGCGCGGCCATGAGTCCCGGTCTCTTCATGCGGATCGGCAGCGAGACCAAGACGTTCACGGTGACCGCCGTCCTCGAACTGGTCGACGAGGGCAAGGTCGGCCTGGACGACCCGATCTCCGACTACGTCGACGGCGTGCCGAACGGCGACAAGATCACCCTGCGCGACCTGGCGGCCATGCGCAGCGGGCTCTTCAACTACACCGGGGACGAGGACTTCTACAAGGCTCTGACCTCCGACCCCGACCGCCCCTTCACTCCGCAGCAGTTGCTGGACTACTCGTTCAAGCACCCGGTGGAGTTCCAGCCCGGCGAGGAGTTCCAGTACTCCAACACGAACACGATCCTGCTCGGCCTCGTCGTGGAGAAGGCCGGGGGCATGCCGCTGCACGAGTACATCCAGAAGAACGTCCTGGAGCCCGCGGGCCTGCGGCACACCACCTTCCCGACGGACGCCGCGTTCCCCCGGCCGCACGCCCACGGCTACACCGAGCAGACCGCGTCGGGCGACGTCGAGGACGCCACCGACTGGAACCCGTCCTGGGGCTGGGCGGCCGGGGCGATGATCTCGAACCTCCAGGACATGCGCTCCTGGGCCGAGACCGTCGCCACGGGCACGCTCCTCACCGCCGAGACCCAGGCCGAACGCCTCAAGGTCTACCCGTCGTCCACCAGCGGCGACGGATACGGTCTGGGCATCTTCGACATCCAGGGCTGGATCGGGCACAACGGCTCCCTGCCGGGCTACCAGTCGCTGACGATCTACCTGCCCGAGGCGCAGGCGACCCTCGTCGTCCTCCTCAACACCGACATCACCAAGGACGGCGTCGCCCCCAGCACCCTCTTCGGGAAGGCCGTCACCGGCATCGTGACCCCGGACCACGTCTACGACATCCCGGCCCCGGCAGCTCCGCCGAGCCCGGAGTCTCCCCCGAGCCCGGGCTACGGCTGACGGCTGACGGCTGACCGCTGACAACCCGGGCGGTCAGCGGTAATACCCCTCCACGACGGCCCGTACCTCGTCGAGCAGCGCGGGGCCGTCCTGCGGTACGGGCGGCTTGCCGCCGGCCGGCCTGATGTCCAGGAGCTGTTCGCCGGAGAGGGCGAACACGACCCGCCGCAGCCCCGCCAGCCGGATGACGGGCTCGCACATCCCGCAGGGCTCGCAGCTGGTGTACATCGTGGTCTCCGCCGCCGTGGCCGCGTCCAGCTCCCTCGCGGCCCAGCGCGCCAGCTTCAGTTCGGGGTGCGCGGTGATGTCGCGGTCGGTGAGGGTGGTGTTGTACTCCTCCGCCAGCACCGTCCCGTCCGGTGCCGCGAGCAGCGAGCCGAAGGGCGGGTCGCCGCCGTCCTTCGCCTTGGCCGCGAGCGCGATGGCCCGGCGGAGGAGGGTGTGGTCGTCGTGAGTGATCATGCGATGGCTCCGTTCGGCAGAGGGACAGGGACAGCGGTCAGTCGTGGGACAGGGAGAGGGACCCGGCCACGGCGGTGAGTGCCTGCCAGGCCTTTTCCGGGTGGTGTGTCTCGCTCGGGTTCCCCGCATACGGGTCGAGGACGACGGACTCGGCGCCAAGGAGCCGCAGTCCGTCGAGGTCGTCGAGGATCTGGTCGAGCGTGCCGTGCCCCGCGAGCCGGTCCGCGCCGGTGACCGGTGCCGCGGTGACCTGGAGGGCGATCCGCGGAGCCAGCGCCGGCACGGGGAGCCGCAGCTCGTCCGCGGCGGCCTTCAGCCGGTCGGCGCCCTCGCGCAGCCACGGCAGGGTGGGGCGCAGCGGGTGCCAGGCGTCCCCGAGCCGTACGGCACGCCGCATCCCCGCGTCGCTGTTGCCGCCGACCCACACCGGAATCCTCCTC
The sequence above is a segment of the Streptomyces sp. NBC_01255 genome. Coding sequences within it:
- a CDS encoding DNA/RNA non-specific endonuclease; amino-acid sequence: MNPSDAPPSAGGPRGDALADRTGYDEAFLGPVVPLPLPVRDTVGTVVLPYTHFTVVFRPDRRLAASTAVCIEGRELQEDVPRDDVWEFDPRLPEEQQAGDAVYRNNSLDRGHLVRRLDPVWGPAAVAAQANTDTFHFTNAAPQADVFNQGKQLWQGLENYLLDHAADFDRKLTVLTGPVLHDSDPPYRGIQVPLRFWKVAAFLQDGALAAAAYVLDQSPDLSRDAERALAGATAGAPPPLGPFRTYQVPVSDIAEITELEFGPLPDVDVLPAARGPEERWRRLESYGDIVLHS
- a CDS encoding trypsin-like peptidase domain-containing protein, encoding MPLTETEWGLVASWVRAHLLDTPEPRESMLRAGLPADFVQDLPLTPDPDRNALLVVGAARRDIAHQRRLLAVLAGLDALAAIDDPHSFEQGAEARNLLTRLREDERLDRSPRDPFESRLLKHGTVAFLDRSELREKLRGFLADPEQTVLVVDGPPDSGRSYTYELIRHLGQHCGFRPVRVTLSRTSTAARLMERLGAFVAGPGAGVGLGADESSLNPTRLNDPLPSYEDAAHRIVGRATAAEESFWIVLDDCDRLDPNSDVWDCIGVLARAVYEHTPVRQETAPRLVLLGYSTTMRQLPYEIRKNECRDTTRLLDEDDLRAFFREFFGEFVTVTRDPEDEDVVRDLTETAVSEVLCAADRPGAEDSYMRRVCTAVEDVVRLHRVFPPLPPAPGDAGRLLRDALRTSHAAPAPTLPDLRRSYREAACLLQEFDPALLRLPDEERSTGRAVLELVDDCTALPSPGATAWTLKPEIRETALASLVGPDAALRALLTNIGLRPEGPGPEHTALALLTGASTGAGAVDGIGLRTGGADADALCDTLQAVLWLGRVPGITGLPPVDDVQHRLEEARLLQPMHRLLHGTFHGRAAELDSLHAYLALPEEPAEPPVLIHGVGGIGKSMLLARFLVDALAAAPARFPFAYLDFERPTLSIHEPATVIAEMARQLGIQHPGHRAAFDALADECERTAAVQRGERNELDELYQLSTTRATIGRDYSADFHARASAREQELARRMAALVAEAVRPPAGGSAPADGSGPIDGSASAGGSAPPLLIVMDSFEEAQYRGSPVIARMWAIWTALRAAYSRLRFVVAGRAPVDHPARVLTPRTMELTELDQQASVELLMSSGVDDETVAERLVDRIGGHPLSLKLAARTAVALGADSASLGELLRGLPYRRRYFDSQVDQMLIQGTLYDRILKHIAEDDVRALVQAGLALRFITPELVQHVLAGPAGLRVDTPAEARRLYGLLTSRVDLMESAGPGAIRHRTDLRAIMLRLSDRARTDLMRAVDRSAVAYYAAREGPRDRAEEIYHRLRLGENPRTVEERWETGVAAYLGGATHREMPDRSAAFLLGLIGGHVPDQIMTGAEQEDWERIAAREVEDLLTQGYVEAAALRLSERRPWTPCSRLHALLAETLARSGRSGEARDGAERAVGRAAEAGCAETQLELLQLSARLAQDAGDFADADRDLQEAEEIADGLGLRYESLGVLVARSRLAALADGDAAPAEARLARTLRGMPDAELARQPSLARTAAATACRADPQLLEHTLRLVGLPADEDAVVGELAHWIDTTMTDEPRLREPLARILDTAAGEPPRAEPGTGAAGTTALRMGRERIERALREARRRGTLDSVARQALTLRDGSGDLLLGVASAMDAGPSAHGSTPYEPVPHEPGAYEPGAYDPGAYEPAPLEPGAYDPAPHTPTAPVPPPPGPPPPHPPGHPLPDSATGSWATPRMAARPRRGSVGLWTQPPPDAAGAALRKEPFLPQEELVRVRNAAMEAGLADPVLRPALLKGIPAHFTATLQRLSGPLQQVHADLNTMNQVERLIDGLVPLEIWLHNAIEQTHEQGPRAVLQGALDTVAREITGEAVLPADMMPGEFKEEIVLQDDTVPYEFLHGGIRAGASVALLRIPPYESGAPLLPSYPHGGTGWMVAPGLLITNHHVVMARSWEAGVRPFVSDEDLRLQALMSRSRFDFVENASASPEVTAGELVAWDEALDYAIVRLTAEQAPRPTLRVATRPLLVRERQRVPVNIIQHPGGLPKRVALRNNLVYRADERDILYFTDTRGGSSGSPVCLDDWTVVGLHRGTQKVDEVEFQGGKTKFVNVGTQMSSIMTHLRESRPELYDEIVAGQSGRPAPGDGRTGSRGE
- a CDS encoding trypsin-like serine peptidase, which gives rise to MPNGSRGGARRGAGSGSPVATGAEQIFGDLREVAARVRADLEAEIAESSLELPADVAPAVEISRFAREERARVLEAGVSGLEKLAAHREDEIDENESFGVEAIVLLQGRPAILVQRQDFASQRDEWAVLDGQRAAIKETLARVGRVEVTGHPSLDWIGTAFLVGPRTVMTNRHVASEFSRFEADRDRWTFAFGMSARVDPAEELPLEGDPVTAPSFAPYEITEIIGIHPDVDMALLRIEPSASDGLPTPLAVAADAPASVPGRPVYVVGYPAWDGRRNEPESMRRIFMDVYNVKRLQPGAATEFTPGSLVMKHDCSTLGGNSGSPVLDLTDHRVLGLHFGGRYRSGNLAVPLWELIDDPLLARAEVNWV
- a CDS encoding maltokinase N-terminal cap-like domain-containing protein → MAVIHHTTMQPTKMELLASWLPTRDWYDGREGGPSPAKAGGFRLDDPAGEVGIEFMVVTDGAEEGAAAYLVPMTYRGAPLEGADHALIGTSEHGVLGTRWIYDGAHDPALVGQLYALLRGHAVAQDQSVNDTPDLTVSVSLTGGGAEGPGGDTELVRVTEGADHTEVVVRTSGDDTGRLALRVRRVLRAGGSDGSDGGSGLGGVTAEWTRPDGTTARGAFAVVEGVL
- a CDS encoding serine hydrolase domain-containing protein is translated as MGTAVATEPPGPAQFVTSSAQVQQAHQAQQAQTEFPELTPAVAAKLDTAIRDVMRDGDVPGVVVALSAPDKGTYIRSFGEADTATGAAMSPGLFMRIGSETKTFTVTAVLELVDEGKVGLDDPISDYVDGVPNGDKITLRDLAAMRSGLFNYTGDEDFYKALTSDPDRPFTPQQLLDYSFKHPVEFQPGEEFQYSNTNTILLGLVVEKAGGMPLHEYIQKNVLEPAGLRHTTFPTDAAFPRPHAHGYTEQTASGDVEDATDWNPSWGWAAGAMISNLQDMRSWAETVATGTLLTAETQAERLKVYPSSTSGDGYGLGIFDIQGWIGHNGSLPGYQSLTIYLPEAQATLVVLLNTDITKDGVAPSTLFGKAVTGIVTPDHVYDIPAPAAPPSPESPPSPGYG
- a CDS encoding nucleoside deaminase; protein product: MITHDDHTLLRRAIALAAKAKDGGDPPFGSLLAAPDGTVLAEEYNTTLTDRDITAHPELKLARWAARELDAATAAETTMYTSCEPCGMCEPVIRLAGLRRVVFALSGEQLLDIRPAGGKPPVPQDGPALLDEVRAVVEGYYR